The window TCCAGTAGCTTGCATGCATCTGCTCAATATCCTTAAACCTTGAGCTTGAGGGATGGGTTGTTGGAATAAGTATCCATAAAATAAAGTTATAAGCTCTCTCTCTCATGCATGCATGTTTGAATCTGAGTTTGTTTGTTTTTTCTGTAAAACCCAATAAAGTTGTTTATTAACATTTCTGTCTTATTGGCTCATAGGCTACTCATGGTGATGCTCCATGTAACCGAAAGTAGTGTTCTTGCAAAGGAAAAAACTTTCATTTGACCATGTGTGGACACACTCGTCTGAAGTTTCTTAAGCCATCTCTAATCTTTGGTTTAAAACCTATAATAGGTTTAGGATTTATAAAAAATCTCATCTCTAACCCACTATTTAAGTTGAGTTAAAATAAGATTTACCTAAAATTAATGTGTCATATTTTGACTCAACTAAATAGGACCAAACCTATAATTTATGAGGATGAGTGAATGGGACAATGTCAGATTTTATTAATATAAAATAGCTATGTATGATATGATATGATTAAACAAGGAAAAAACTTGTGTCCGTACTGGTATGTACATATGCGTTCGACCTCTCTTTTGTTTACATACTTTTTTCAATATGAATTATAATCTTAACCGTTCAAATGTTGAATTAACCAATAAAGATTACCCTGCAAAAAATCAATGTAAACAAAATTCGTTTAGTTAGTCAAATTAATGTATCAAATAAATTGACGGCTGATCATAAGACTGTTATCTTTCATTAGAACTGTCAATTTGTTTAATTCAATCGGCAGAGCAAACAAATTTTGTTTAAACTCAAGTTTTTTCCATTAAACGCAAGTTTCACTCCATGTGTGATTAAATTATTATATATAATGATTAAATATGTTTGGATTTTGTCTCCATGGGTTGGAGATGCAAAACCTATATGAATAGTTATAGGTTTAGGTGACCTAAAATATGAATATAGGTTTAGGTTTTAAACCAATTGTTGGAAATGGTCTTATACGTGGTCCAGTATCCCAGTCTGCCACGTGTCATTTTGTTTTGTTTAGATTTTGTTTTTACTTTTTTTTTTAATAGATTATATCGGATTTTATCGAATGTCCCAAAGGGACTTTAATAGATTATACTTATGTAGGGAGCATCTCCAGCGGTATTGATAAATTNNNNNNNNNNNNNNNNNNNNGACAAACTAAAATCATGCCACATATGACAGTCCAAACGAATGCGTGCATGAAAGAGATTAAGGATGTGTATGAAAGAGATCTAGCCATCATTTCTGAAAAAAAAAAAATTAAATCAAAACTCTGTCCATTGTGGATATATGAAACCAAAAATACAGTTTGAAATGTCTAGTCAAAGAGAGTGAGTTTGAAATTCGTCAATGCATGACGAAGTGCAACTCCAGGAAAAATAATGCTGTGTTGTTGGATTTGCTCATCTTTGAGACTTTGACGTTAGCGTTACCCTTATAATGCCCAAAGGTGACAACTATAGCTTACTTAAAAGTTAAAAGCTAAAACCCTTCAGTTAGTTTATCCCACCTTTGTTAAAACCCACACTTGCAATCCGAAAGCTACATTCTATGTAGTTTTGGTTCCAAGGATCAAAAGCTACCCAATATGCTTATCACCTACTACTTCCCAAACCCACATGAAATCCATGTTTTGCAGATACCCTCTCTCGCAATTCATACAAAGGACAGTTCACACTTCAGCTTGTACCCTTCCTACTGAAACCCGGAAAGCTAATGCCTATCTTGTGAGGCATGCAGCGACCTCAGACGCATTCTTGAATGCCCAGCAAGTGTTCGACGAAACGCCTGACTTAAACGTGGTCTCGGCCACAACAATAATAGGCAGCTTTGCTCGGCAGCATCATCATGAAGAAGCTGTGCACCTCTTTTCAAGAATGCTTGTGTTGAATATTCGACCCAATGAGTACACGTTTGGCACTGTCATTCCCTCCTCGACTGTGCTTGGAGATTTGAGTATAGGTAAGCAACTTCATGCATTTGCAACCAAGATGGGGTTACATTCAAATGTGTTTGTGGGGAGTGCAATGTTGGATCTGTATGCCAAACTGAGCATAATCCAGGATGCTCGGAGAGCTTTCGAAGATACCCAGAAGCCGAATGTTGTTTCCTACACGACATTGATATGTGCTTACCTGAAAAAGGAGATGCTTGAAGATGCTCTTGAGCTTTTTAAAGTGATGCCAGAGAGGAATGTAGTTTCATGGAATGCTATGATTGGAGGGTATAGCCAAACAGGCCACAATGAAGAAGCTGTGAATCTTTTCATTGAGATGCTTCGAAATGGGTTGGTGCCGAGTCAATCTACTTTTCCTTGTGCTATAATTGCAGCTGCTAATATAGCAGCACTAGGAATTGGGAGAAGCTTTCATGCCTGTGCTGTCAAGGCTTTGGGTAAGTTTGATGTGTTTATTAGCAATTCTCTAATAAGTTTCTATGCAAAATGTGGGAGCATGGAAGATAGTCTCTTGGTTTTCAATAGACTCAGGGGAAGAAACATTGTTTCTTGGAATGCTGTGATTTGTGGGTACGCTCAAAATGGTAAAGGAGAGGAAGCCATAAGCTTTTTTGAAAAGATGAGTGTCTCAGAATGTAAACCCAACAGTGTTACACTTCTTGGGTTATTGTGGGCTTGTAATCATGCTGGTCTTGTTGACAAGGGTTACTCCTATTTTAACCAGGCGAGAACGGAGGAGCCCGGCATTCTAAAGCCTGAGCATTATGCTTGTATGGTTGATCTACTCTCGCGCTCAGGGTGCTTCAGACAAGCCAAGGAATTTATTAGTGATTTGCCTTTTGAACCAGGCATTGGTTTTTGGAAGGCATTGCTTGGTGGCTGCCAAATCCACTCAAATATGGAATTGGGGGAGTTTGCGGCAAGAAAAATCCTGGCTTTGGATCCTGGAGATGTGTCATCTTATGTTATGGTGTCTAATGCACATTCTGCAGCTGGAAGGTGGCAGAATGTGTCAACAACAAGGAGAGAAATGAAAGACAAAGGGATGAAGAGGATTCCAGGTTGCAGTTGGATAGAAATCAGAAGCAAAGTTCATGTTTTTACCACCGCGGATAAGAATCATCACCAAATGAATGAAATTTATACTGTGTTAGAAATTATGTACAGAGCATTTGAAGGAGAATAATCAAGAGTTAAAAATTGCAATGATGATATCTCATTCTCTACTGCACCAACATTTAGCTGGAGCTGACCAGCAGGCTAAGAGTCCTTCTGTGCAAGGAACTTTACTTGAGGAAGCTTCAAATACATAATCCGGGAAGGAAATGCCTAACCCAACACAAGCTTCAAATTCTTGGATTAGATGTATAGAACAGAATATTACTGATATGAAATAGGTTTTTCTTCATGACTTCATATGTTCAAAACCTGCTTTCAAATTTTGATATTTGCCAGGATGGCATTCATACAAGGTGTTCTATGTCAGCTAATTGTGCTGCTCATAGCTATCAAAATGGGCATCT of the Fragaria vesca subsp. vesca linkage group LG6, FraVesHawaii_1.0, whole genome shotgun sequence genome contains:
- the LOC101297470 gene encoding pentatricopeptide repeat-containing protein At5g42450, mitochondrial-like, with the translated sequence MKSMFCRYPLSQFIQRTVHTSACTLPTETRKANAYLVRHAATSDAFLNAQQVFDETPDLNVVSATTIIGSFARQHHHEEAVHLFSRMLVLNIRPNEYTFGTVIPSSTVLGDLSIGKQLHAFATKMGLHSNVFVGSAMLDLYAKLSIIQDARRAFEDTQKPNVVSYTTLICAYLKKEMLEDALELFKVMPERNVVSWNAMIGGYSQTGHNEEAVNLFIEMLRNGLVPSQSTFPCAIIAAANIAALGIGRSFHACAVKALGKFDVFISNSLISFYAKCGSMEDSLLVFNRLRGRNIVSWNAVICGYAQNGKGEEAISFFEKMSVSECKPNSVTLLGLLWACNHAGLVDKGYSYFNQARTEEPGILKPEHYACMVDLLSRSGCFRQAKEFISDLPFEPGIGFWKALLGGCQIHSNMELGEFAARKILALDPGDVSSYVMVSNAHSAAGRWQNVSTTRREMKDKGMKRIPGCSWIEIRSKVHVFTTADKNHHQMNEIYTVLEIMYRAFEGE